In a single window of the Olivibacter sp. SDN3 genome:
- a CDS encoding nuclear transport factor 2 family protein, producing the protein MESEILKLEAQLIAAILNSDLKVLDQLLHDELIFVNHLGMVLSKKEDLAPHISGDLKITELVASDQQLHIFGDTCAVVVAKEIRGIYLNQPFESRVKFTRVWKLFNGDWKVITASSVPC; encoded by the coding sequence ATGGAGAGCGAAATTTTAAAGTTAGAAGCACAACTTATTGCAGCCATCTTAAACAGCGATTTAAAGGTACTGGATCAGTTGCTTCACGATGAGCTGATATTTGTTAATCACCTGGGAATGGTGCTTTCCAAAAAGGAGGATCTGGCCCCTCATATCAGCGGGGATTTAAAAATCACCGAACTGGTTGCCTCAGACCAGCAGTTGCACATATTCGGAGATACCTGCGCGGTCGTGGTCGCCAAGGAGATCAGGGGCATTTATCTGAACCAGCCATTTGAAAGCCGTGTCAAATTTACCAGAGTCTGGAAATTATTTAACGGGGACTGGAAAGTAATTACTGCAAGCAGCGTGCCTTGCTGA
- a CDS encoding thioredoxin-like domain-containing protein: MGVSLDSERESWVNAIKKDKLTWFNVSDLRGWDNPVRYDYYISSIPASYLIDPEGKIIAKNIPADELTNTIERYIEKNQ, translated from the coding sequence TTGGGTGTTTCATTAGATAGCGAGCGGGAAAGTTGGGTGAATGCCATCAAAAAAGATAAACTCACGTGGTTCAATGTTTCCGATTTAAGAGGCTGGGATAATCCGGTTAGGTACGATTATTATATATCCAGTATTCCTGCAAGTTATTTAATTGATCCGGAGGGGAAAATAATCGCAAAAAATATCCCTGCGGATGAACTGACCAATACCATCGAACGGTATATAGAGAAAAATCAATAG
- a CDS encoding SDR family oxidoreductase, which yields MMKSSEKTEILITGATGTIGSEICRQLSKKGIPFRAMSRKRETMKEIEKLQGAEIVLADFNDSASLEKALEGIKHAFLLTDSSEHTEQLQLNFVTMAKKAGLEHLVKLSQLHAAKDSPVRFLRYHAQVEEAIENSGMVYTFLRPNLFMQGLLGFKTPIAQQGKFFATIGDARISLIDIRDIAAVAVETLQGNAHYNKIYNLTGPAAMTHPEIADSFSMALGNTIDYIQISDEEMLKTLSAVGFPHWQAQGLVEDYAHYARGEAEDITNDVQHVTGKKARSFKDFLADYQDYFRRDH from the coding sequence ATGATGAAAAGTTCAGAGAAAACAGAAATCCTGATCACCGGGGCAACCGGAACCATCGGTTCTGAAATCTGCAGACAATTGTCGAAGAAAGGAATCCCTTTCAGGGCAATGTCACGTAAGCGGGAAACAATGAAAGAAATTGAAAAGTTGCAGGGGGCAGAAATAGTCCTTGCGGATTTTAATGACAGTGCAAGTCTTGAAAAAGCTCTGGAAGGAATTAAACATGCCTTTTTACTGACCGATTCCTCGGAACACACAGAACAGCTTCAACTTAATTTTGTAACCATGGCAAAAAAAGCGGGATTGGAGCACCTTGTCAAGCTTTCCCAACTGCATGCCGCCAAAGATTCACCGGTACGGTTTCTGCGCTATCACGCCCAGGTGGAAGAGGCCATTGAAAACTCGGGAATGGTCTATACCTTTTTACGTCCGAATCTATTCATGCAGGGATTGCTGGGCTTTAAAACACCTATTGCGCAACAAGGAAAGTTTTTTGCAACGATCGGCGATGCACGCATAAGCCTGATCGACATCAGGGATATCGCCGCTGTGGCAGTGGAAACCCTGCAGGGCAATGCTCATTACAACAAAATCTATAACCTTACCGGACCCGCGGCCATGACCCATCCTGAAATAGCAGACAGTTTTTCCATGGCCCTTGGCAACACTATCGATTACATACAGATTTCCGATGAAGAAATGCTGAAAACACTCTCAGCGGTAGGATTTCCGCATTGGCAGGCACAGGGACTCGTGGAGGACTATGCACATTATGCCCGGGGAGAAGCCGAAGATATAACAAATGACGTGCAACATGTAACCGGTAAGAAGGCCCGTAGTTTTAAGGACTTTTTAGCGGATTATCAGGATTATTTCCGACGCGACCATTAG
- a CDS encoding serine hydrolase, which produces MMIKLFKSALILIFLLQSTIVFCQPEISSSKEADLDSLISARLPSIAPGAVVLIAEKGKIVYRKAFGLSDMESGGTMKPEYIFRIGSISKQFTAVGVLQLLEDRKIGLEDHIKKFLPDYPSPGSDITIRQLLNHTSGIRNYLELDAGESVDVTRLQPEQVVNIFKKEPLKFAPGTAFDYSNSNYFLLAYLIEKITDVPYRAYLEKNIVERAKLSSTFYANAKTDSLKFKSAKAYSKFDKGYELAELEPTNLLYGAGDIVSNADDLLKWHRALYSGRLIKKSTLKMATEPSTLTNGERIDYGYGFYIKDLAGESTVEHSGSTDGYQSDMVYLPERDLLFITLFNCYEADMDWQILTNDLAKLYLEKNETEVALNENQLEKYAGLYEVIFKGVSHKMKITLDNKQLYVEALNPEARLPKVKLHANDVNKFYIKEAPLRFEFTQTSDNDTLMMTTYNSKGKDADWVKIEE; this is translated from the coding sequence ATGATGATAAAGCTATTCAAATCAGCATTGATATTAATATTTCTTCTGCAAAGCACTATTGTTTTCTGCCAACCTGAAATTAGCAGTTCAAAAGAAGCTGATCTGGATTCCCTGATTAGCGCTAGATTGCCCTCAATTGCACCTGGCGCAGTTGTTCTCATTGCAGAAAAGGGTAAGATTGTTTATCGTAAGGCTTTTGGTTTATCTGACATGGAATCAGGTGGCACCATGAAGCCCGAATATATCTTCAGAATCGGATCCATCTCCAAGCAATTTACCGCAGTGGGTGTTTTACAATTATTGGAGGATAGAAAAATCGGACTGGAAGACCATATTAAAAAGTTCTTGCCCGATTATCCCAGTCCAGGAAGTGATATCACGATCAGGCAGCTGCTGAATCACACATCCGGTATCCGTAATTATCTTGAACTGGATGCCGGTGAGAGCGTTGATGTCACACGTCTACAACCGGAACAGGTAGTCAATATATTCAAGAAAGAACCATTGAAGTTTGCCCCCGGAACGGCATTCGACTACAGCAATTCCAACTATTTCTTACTGGCCTATCTAATTGAAAAAATCACCGATGTCCCTTATAGAGCATACCTGGAAAAAAACATCGTGGAAAGAGCGAAGCTATCTTCAACCTTCTATGCGAATGCCAAGACTGATTCACTCAAATTTAAATCTGCCAAAGCGTATTCAAAGTTTGATAAAGGATACGAACTGGCAGAACTGGAACCCACAAATTTACTGTACGGTGCGGGGGACATAGTATCCAATGCTGATGATCTTTTGAAATGGCACAGAGCACTGTATTCGGGCAGGCTTATTAAAAAGTCGACTTTAAAGATGGCTACCGAGCCATCAACACTCACAAACGGAGAACGGATCGACTATGGTTACGGTTTTTACATAAAGGATCTGGCGGGCGAATCAACGGTTGAGCATAGCGGTTCGACAGATGGTTATCAAAGTGATATGGTGTACCTACCGGAGCGGGACCTGCTTTTTATAACACTTTTTAATTGCTATGAAGCGGATATGGACTGGCAGATTCTAACCAATGACCTGGCCAAATTATATCTGGAAAAAAATGAAACCGAAGTAGCGTTGAATGAAAATCAATTGGAAAAATATGCCGGCTTGTACGAGGTCATTTTCAAAGGGGTTAGCCATAAAATGAAGATCACCTTGGATAACAAACAATTGTATGTTGAAGCCTTGAACCCTGAAGCCCGTTTACCCAAAGTTAAATTGCATGCCAATGATGTCAATAAATTTTACATAAAGGAAGCGCCCTTAAGATTTGAATTCACCCAGACAAGTGATAATGATACATTGATGATGACAACATATAACAGCAAAGGAAAGGATGCTGATTGGGTGAAGATTGAAGAATAG
- a CDS encoding flavin reductase family protein — MRLKTIDALSLTPTEMQGYLHHAIAPRPICFASTIDKNGEVNLSPFSFFNVFSINPPICVFSPTTRERDNTTKHTLENVLEVPECVINMVNYDMVQQTYLTSIDYPRGVNEFSKAGFTQLASETVKPPRVAESPVQLECVVNDVISLGKNGGAGNLVIAEMKRIHIDEDILDANGKIDAHKIDLVARLGGDWYCRVTSDNLFKIAKPIDNAGIGIGVDAFPKEVKNSNVLTGNNLGLLGLVKTLPSDEEVEAFSKTDEMKELLDATLDSHTRTIHLHLKAKYLLDNGRVMDAWKVLLM, encoded by the coding sequence ATGAGGTTAAAAACTATTGATGCGTTATCATTGACACCGACGGAAATGCAAGGTTATTTGCACCATGCCATCGCACCCCGGCCGATATGTTTTGCGTCCACTATTGATAAAAACGGCGAGGTTAATTTAAGTCCGTTCAGTTTTTTTAATGTGTTTAGTATCAATCCACCGATATGCGTTTTTTCGCCGACAACCAGGGAACGGGATAACACCACTAAGCATACGCTCGAAAACGTGTTGGAAGTACCTGAATGCGTGATTAATATGGTGAACTATGATATGGTTCAACAGACCTATTTAACTAGTATAGATTATCCAAGAGGAGTAAATGAGTTTTCCAAAGCAGGGTTTACTCAGCTGGCTTCTGAGACTGTAAAGCCACCCAGGGTAGCGGAATCGCCCGTTCAATTGGAATGTGTAGTGAATGATGTGATATCGTTAGGGAAAAACGGAGGAGCAGGTAATTTGGTTATTGCGGAGATGAAACGGATTCATATCGATGAAGATATTTTAGATGCCAATGGCAAAATAGACGCTCATAAAATAGATCTGGTGGCTCGTTTGGGCGGTGATTGGTATTGTAGGGTAACCAGCGATAATTTATTTAAAATTGCCAAACCAATAGATAATGCTGGAATAGGTATCGGCGTAGATGCTTTTCCTAAAGAGGTTAAAAACTCCAACGTATTAACCGGCAATAATTTGGGGTTGTTGGGGCTTGTTAAAACGCTACCATCCGACGAGGAGGTGGAAGCCTTTAGCAAAACCGATGAAATGAAAGAACTGCTTGATGCTACCCTCGACAGCCACACCCGCACCATACACCTGCATTTAAAAGCCAAGTATTTGTTAGATAACGGCCGTGTAATGGATGCCTGGAAAGTGTTGTTGATGTAG
- a CDS encoding SDR family oxidoreductase has protein sequence MQKTIFITGASTGLGKATAKLFQSTGWKVIATMRNPENETELNQLENVTVLKLDVTNAQQINEVVGEVTQSHQVNVVFNNAGYGLMGSLESITDEKLIRQIDTNLLGVIRVTKAFIPYFRERKNGLFITTTSIGGLIGFPLGSSYHATKWALEGWTESMAFELAPFNIGIKTVAPGGIYTDFAGRSIDMNSNPAYAPVEEKLWGSFEEMMKTASTPEQIADVVYEAATDGKYQLRYVAGEDAKALFNRSLALGREANHKEVGEVFLG, from the coding sequence ATGCAAAAGACAATATTTATTACCGGGGCTTCTACCGGACTGGGAAAAGCTACTGCCAAATTATTTCAAAGCACGGGCTGGAAGGTGATTGCAACAATGCGTAATCCTGAAAACGAAACAGAACTGAACCAGTTGGAAAACGTTACTGTACTGAAACTTGATGTTACCAATGCGCAGCAGATTAACGAAGTGGTCGGCGAAGTGACCCAATCACACCAAGTGAATGTGGTTTTCAACAATGCAGGTTATGGTCTGATGGGTTCACTTGAAAGCATCACCGATGAAAAACTTATTCGCCAGATAGATACCAACCTACTGGGCGTTATCCGGGTAACCAAAGCCTTCATCCCTTATTTCAGGGAGCGTAAAAATGGGTTGTTTATTACTACAACCTCTATCGGAGGGTTGATCGGCTTTCCTTTAGGCTCATCGTATCACGCTACAAAATGGGCATTGGAAGGCTGGACAGAAAGTATGGCTTTTGAACTGGCTCCCTTCAACATTGGCATAAAAACCGTGGCACCAGGCGGTATCTACACCGATTTTGCTGGCAGATCAATCGATATGAACTCGAACCCAGCTTATGCCCCAGTCGAAGAAAAACTATGGGGCAGCTTTGAGGAAATGATGAAAACTGCTTCGACACCCGAACAAATTGCCGATGTGGTTTATGAAGCAGCAACAGATGGCAAATACCAATTGCGCTATGTTGCCGGAGAAGATGCAAAGGCATTGTTCAATCGAAGCCTAGCGCTTGGCCGCGAAGCTAACCATAAAGAAGTTGGCGAAGTATTTTTAGGATAA
- a CDS encoding AraC family transcriptional regulator gives MYIIRSISEFHRLLGLKDPLHPLISILDVTEMKLQENNIWEQFTVDFYSISIKKNIHAKVKYGRQSYDFDKGVMNYFSPKQIQSFDMEATRKFVKECGEGWMLLLHPDFLAGHPLAQEIRKYGFFSYSVNEALHLSEKEEQGILEIFKKIEAEYEHIDRHTQSIILSKIEELLLYSNRFYERQFITRKTKNHDILSNLETLLNDYFDREEPLQKGLPTVEFIAGELHLSTHYLSDLLRLLTGLNAQQHIHEKVIEKAKEYLLSGEFSVAEVAYKLGFEYPQSFNKLFRKKTEMTPLEFKSSLN, from the coding sequence ATGTATATCATCCGATCTATATCCGAATTTCATCGCTTGCTAGGGCTCAAAGATCCGTTACACCCGCTGATCAGTATCCTAGATGTAACGGAAATGAAATTGCAGGAAAACAACATATGGGAGCAGTTTACGGTAGATTTTTACAGCATATCTATCAAAAAAAACATCCATGCAAAAGTGAAGTACGGACGCCAAAGCTATGATTTTGATAAAGGTGTGATGAATTATTTTTCGCCAAAGCAGATCCAGTCTTTCGATATGGAGGCAACCAGAAAGTTTGTAAAGGAATGTGGCGAGGGGTGGATGCTCCTGTTGCATCCCGATTTTTTGGCCGGTCATCCGCTTGCGCAGGAAATCCGCAAATATGGATTTTTCTCTTATTCGGTTAACGAAGCTTTGCATCTTTCTGAGAAAGAAGAACAAGGCATACTCGAAATTTTCAAGAAAATTGAAGCGGAATACGAGCATATCGACCGCCATACGCAATCCATTATTTTATCAAAGATTGAAGAACTTTTGCTCTACAGCAATCGATTTTATGAAAGGCAGTTCATAACACGTAAAACGAAAAACCACGATATTCTCAGTAATCTCGAAACCTTGTTGAACGATTATTTCGACCGGGAAGAACCACTTCAAAAGGGCCTGCCTACCGTAGAATTTATCGCCGGCGAACTTCACCTTTCCACCCATTATCTAAGCGATTTGCTCCGTTTGTTAACCGGTTTAAACGCTCAGCAGCACATACACGAAAAAGTAATTGAAAAGGCCAAGGAATACCTTCTTTCGGGAGAATTTTCTGTTGCTGAAGTCGCCTATAAACTGGGTTTTGAATATCCCCAATCGTTCAATAAACTCTTCAGGAAGAAAACGGAGATGACGCCACTGGAATTTAAAAGTTCGTTGAATTGA
- a CDS encoding helix-turn-helix domain-containing protein — protein MSITLEIIGGKWKPCLINSIHSGIHRPSELARQHPDASKRVLNLQLKELEEHGAVRKVIYPVLPPKVEYFLTEMGESLLPIVTLMENWGSDFMSEFYKRQQNKAVI, from the coding sequence ATGAGTATAACCCTTGAGATTATCGGGGGAAAGTGGAAACCCTGTTTAATTAACTCAATTCATAGCGGGATACACAGACCAAGTGAGTTAGCCAGGCAACACCCCGATGCAAGTAAACGCGTTTTGAATTTGCAGTTAAAAGAATTGGAAGAACATGGTGCTGTTAGAAAAGTCATCTATCCCGTACTCCCACCAAAAGTTGAATACTTTTTGACCGAAATGGGTGAATCACTTTTACCTATTGTTACACTAATGGAAAATTGGGGTAGTGATTTTATGAGTGAATTTTATAAGAGACAGCAGAATAAAGCTGTTATATAA
- a CDS encoding DUF2798 domain-containing protein: MKSHHKYYKFISTLFVVLPTTFVISVFSFLSKGISIENRMCEFFKSWFFSIPVAYLCVLLLLPLANTITNRILKK, encoded by the coding sequence ATGAAGAGTCATCATAAGTATTATAAATTCATTAGTACGCTTTTTGTTGTATTACCCACAACATTTGTTATATCGGTTTTCTCTTTCTTATCAAAAGGCATTTCAATTGAAAATAGAATGTGTGAATTTTTTAAATCATGGTTTTTTTCTATTCCAGTAGCCTACTTGTGTGTTTTATTACTGTTACCATTAGCAAATACGATAACCAACAGGATATTAAAGAAATGA
- a CDS encoding alkene reductase, with translation MFWINNGPIFGEGYNAIGSPLTPGLYTEEQIEAWKKITQAVHDKGGIIFAQLWHAGRVGHSIDRKGNLPVSASSVAIQGKQHFTSQGTKDYEAPRTLTIEEIKQTIRDYRQAALNAIEAGFDGVELHAGNGYLPEQFLAESANQRKDQYGGSIENKSKFILEIMEELIEAVGGERVGIKISPLHSYADIVHENPTETYTYLISELNKLTFAFVELMRGNNPAFPRPSHYPDTDEITLLGSLVKTTLIANSGYTRETGEAELEKGIAKLISYGTLFLANPDLPKRFELNSEFNTVDKETMYGGREKGYTDYPFL, from the coding sequence ATTTTTTGGATAAATAACGGTCCTATTTTCGGGGAAGGCTACAATGCTATTGGAAGTCCACTAACTCCAGGCTTGTATACCGAAGAACAAATTGAAGCGTGGAAAAAAATAACTCAAGCTGTACATGATAAAGGCGGGATAATTTTTGCGCAACTTTGGCATGCAGGAAGGGTTGGGCACTCGATAGATAGAAAAGGCAATTTGCCCGTATCTGCTTCATCAGTTGCAATTCAAGGCAAACAACATTTCACTTCACAAGGCACGAAAGATTATGAAGCACCAAGAACTTTAACAATAGAAGAAATCAAGCAAACTATAAGAGACTATCGGCAAGCGGCCCTAAATGCCATAGAAGCAGGATTTGACGGTGTTGAATTACACGCTGGGAATGGTTATTTACCGGAGCAGTTTTTAGCTGAAAGTGCAAATCAAAGAAAAGATCAATATGGCGGAAGTATTGAAAATAAAAGTAAGTTTATACTTGAAATAATGGAAGAACTCATTGAAGCCGTTGGTGGTGAACGTGTCGGGATAAAAATTTCGCCTTTGCATTCTTATGCTGATATCGTTCACGAGAACCCAACTGAAACTTATACATATTTGATAAGTGAATTGAATAAATTAACCTTTGCCTTTGTAGAGTTAATGAGAGGAAATAACCCCGCTTTTCCAAGACCATCACATTATCCTGACACAGACGAAATCACCTTATTGGGAAGTTTAGTTAAGACTACGCTTATTGCCAATTCAGGTTACACAAGAGAAACAGGAGAAGCGGAATTGGAAAAGGGTATTGCTAAATTAATCTCTTATGGAACTTTATTTTTAGCTAATCCTGATTTACCAAAACGTTTCGAGTTAAATTCTGAATTCAATACAGTAGATAAAGAAACAATGTACGGCGGAAGAGAAAAAGGTTATACAGATTATCCATTCTTGTGA
- a CDS encoding transposase, giving the protein MRKHTFSESQIVKALKENEGGRSVGDISRELGIDKSTFYYWRKKYGGMESRELKRLKELEQENQRLKQMYADVSLDNKMLKDLLSKPSVASS; this is encoded by the coding sequence ATGAGAAAACACACATTCAGCGAGAGCCAGATCGTCAAGGCACTAAAGGAGAACGAAGGAGGCCGAAGTGTCGGGGATATATCCCGGGAACTGGGCATAGACAAGAGCACGTTTTATTACTGGCGAAAAAAATACGGTGGCATGGAGAGCAGGGAACTGAAACGCCTGAAGGAACTTGAACAGGAAAACCAGCGTCTAAAGCAGATGTATGCGGATGTGAGCCTGGACAATAAAATGCTGAAGGACTTACTTTCAAAACCGAGCGTAGCGAGCTCATGA
- a CDS encoding DDE-type integrase/transposase/recombinase translates to MWYYKSKRDDSEVIGKLSRLAIEYSTRGFDEYYYRIRCEGLKWNRKRVLRVYRQMKLKLRRKHRKRLPGREKCPLEVPLELNECRSMNFMSDSLTDGRTVRVFNVIDDCNREALASDIGLSFPARAVIETMENLKAEIGIPKYIRCDNGPEFLSKLFMNW, encoded by the coding sequence ATGTGGTATTACAAGAGTAAGCGGGATGATAGCGAGGTGATCGGAAAACTTTCCCGGCTTGCCATCGAGTATTCTACCCGGGGTTTCGATGAATATTACTACAGGATCCGCTGTGAGGGCTTGAAATGGAACAGGAAGCGGGTTTTGCGTGTATACCGTCAAATGAAGCTCAAGTTGAGAAGAAAACACAGGAAGCGCCTGCCCGGAAGGGAGAAATGTCCCTTGGAGGTCCCCTTGGAACTGAATGAATGCCGGAGCATGAATTTCATGAGCGATTCGCTTACCGACGGCAGAACGGTACGGGTATTCAACGTGATCGATGACTGCAACCGGGAGGCGCTGGCTTCCGATATTGGGTTGTCTTTTCCGGCACGCGCTGTTATTGAAACCATGGAGAACTTAAAGGCCGAGATCGGTATACCGAAATATATCAGATGCGATAATGGACCGGAATTCCTTTCGAAGCTTTTTATGAACTGGTGA
- a CDS encoding transposase, translating to MRYTQPGKPMQNGYVERFNRFFREDILDAYYFNDIYQMREKVWEWTEDYNNNHPHSSMGNKSPRDFKPRFSKELKFFAESG from the coding sequence ATCAGGTATACCCAGCCTGGAAAGCCGATGCAGAACGGATATGTGGAGCGCTTCAACCGTTTTTTCAGAGAGGATATACTTGATGCCTATTATTTTAACGATATATACCAGATGAGAGAAAAGGTATGGGAATGGACCGAGGATTACAACAATAACCATCCCCATAGTTCAATGGGCAACAAATCACCGCGGGATTTTAAGCCCCGATTCAGCAAAGAATTAAAATTCTTCGCCGAATCGGGTTAA
- a CDS encoding GNAT family N-acetyltransferase, protein MNSIHAFLSKAYWSLNIPKEKVQAAIKNSLCFGIYKNKKQIGFARVISDFSTIAYLGDVYILEDYRELGLSKWLMETIMSYSHLQGLRRWILLTRDAHELYRKFGWTDIADPSIWMEYHNKNVYSQ, encoded by the coding sequence ATGAATTCGATTCACGCTTTTTTGTCAAAAGCATATTGGAGCCTGAATATTCCTAAGGAAAAGGTACAAGCGGCTATAAAAAATTCTCTCTGCTTTGGTATATACAAGAACAAAAAGCAAATTGGCTTTGCGAGAGTTATTTCCGACTTTTCGACCATTGCTTATTTAGGTGATGTTTATATTTTAGAAGATTACAGGGAGCTCGGGCTTTCTAAATGGTTGATGGAAACGATCATGAGCTATTCTCATTTACAAGGATTGAGAAGATGGATTTTACTTACCCGAGATGCGCACGAATTATATCGGAAGTTTGGATGGACGGATATCGCAGATCCTTCTATATGGATGGAATACCATAATAAAAATGTTTACTCTCAATAA
- a CDS encoding tetratricopeptide repeat protein: MEQKLAILCLSLSLLACLSDRTTTLDEQENNCNLAEELYAHHGRQGSYLSQKLLDSSINLCPSYADAHHEISVPYLKRGDYSSWLKYLGRAVELEPEQYLGIQAWCKVKFLHDYRGALDDFLRLDSLNPVRKRIIADNDMYSWMALCAAGLGDMTGALAYIDSSINTAIRDNGEEWVGMFDFFYRGNIKMALEDYIGAISDFDKQLKLSSNLIDAYYYKGTAYLKLGKSKEAKESFNQAKLLHAADGYHIEDPYVEMPWRVYTEEIESVLDF; encoded by the coding sequence ATGGAACAAAAGTTAGCGATATTATGCCTTAGTTTATCATTGTTAGCTTGTTTGTCTGACAGGACTACTACGCTAGATGAGCAAGAGAATAATTGTAATTTAGCTGAAGAGCTGTACGCGCACCATGGGAGACAGGGTAGTTATTTATCGCAGAAATTATTAGATAGTAGCATTAATCTTTGCCCGTCCTATGCAGATGCTCATCACGAAATTAGTGTTCCCTATCTGAAAAGAGGAGATTACTCAAGCTGGTTAAAGTATCTGGGCAGAGCGGTTGAATTGGAGCCTGAGCAGTACTTGGGAATACAAGCCTGGTGCAAAGTAAAATTTTTGCATGATTACAGAGGTGCGTTAGACGATTTCTTAAGATTGGATTCGTTAAATCCGGTACGGAAAAGAATTATAGCAGATAATGACATGTATTCATGGATGGCGTTATGTGCTGCAGGTTTGGGAGATATGACAGGCGCGTTAGCTTATATAGATTCCAGCATCAATACAGCTATAAGGGATAATGGGGAAGAATGGGTTGGAATGTTTGATTTTTTCTATAGGGGGAATATCAAAATGGCATTGGAAGACTATATTGGCGCGATTTCAGACTTTGACAAGCAGCTCAAGTTATCATCCAACTTGATCGATGCATATTATTATAAAGGTACTGCGTATTTAAAGTTAGGAAAATCGAAGGAAGCGAAAGAAAGCTTTAATCAGGCAAAATTACTCCATGCTGCTGACGGGTATCATATAGAAGATCCTTATGTAGAAATGCCGTGGCGAGTTTACACTGAGGAAATAGAATCAGTACTGGATTTTTAG
- a CDS encoding type IV toxin-antitoxin system AbiEi family antitoxin: protein MKNTSKINTLLHSQPYGTIFTSVWLIRNGYSYALQQRYRENGWLESVGSGAAKRIGDQVSVEGGVYTLQSQLGLSVHIGGKSAIALLGRSHYLQMGISELMLFGTQDEQLPKWFSEFDWGVKIDYRASGFLPRDMGVEEFSKGNFTIKISGLARALLECLYVSDGHDLVECYELLEGMSGLRPKLVQSLLENCSSVKVKRLFLFMAEKAGHAWLKYLNLEVIDLGSGTRSLVKKGAYVQKYDITVPKELMENGENI, encoded by the coding sequence ATGAAAAATACGTCAAAAATAAATACGCTTCTGCATTCACAACCTTATGGGACTATCTTCACCAGTGTATGGCTCATACGTAACGGATATAGTTACGCACTGCAGCAACGTTATCGAGAAAACGGATGGTTGGAGTCGGTAGGTAGTGGAGCCGCCAAACGTATTGGCGATCAAGTGTCGGTAGAAGGCGGAGTCTATACGCTGCAAAGCCAGCTAGGGCTATCTGTACACATCGGGGGAAAGTCTGCAATCGCCCTTTTGGGAAGGTCGCACTACCTACAGATGGGTATCAGCGAATTGATGTTATTCGGAACACAGGATGAGCAGCTTCCAAAGTGGTTCAGCGAGTTTGATTGGGGAGTAAAGATCGATTACCGCGCATCAGGCTTTTTGCCGAGGGATATGGGGGTGGAGGAATTTTCCAAAGGAAATTTCACGATAAAGATATCGGGACTTGCACGGGCGCTACTGGAATGTTTATATGTTTCAGACGGCCACGATCTTGTTGAATGTTATGAATTGCTGGAAGGCATGAGCGGACTTAGACCAAAACTTGTACAGTCGCTACTGGAAAACTGCAGTTCGGTAAAGGTGAAGCGCCTGTTCCTTTTTATGGCCGAAAAAGCTGGACATGCATGGCTAAAGTATCTAAACTTAGAGGTAATCGACCTTGGTTCGGGAACCAGGAGTTTGGTAAAAAAGGGAGCGTATGTACAAAAATACGATATCACGGTACCAAAAGAACTAATGGAAAATGGAGAAAATATATAA